A stretch of Candidatus Vicinibacter affinis DNA encodes these proteins:
- a CDS encoding S9 family peptidase, producing MNLPRIPAPKAKLNPKELSHHGDLRVDPYFWMNERDHPDVLAYLEEENNYGQQMCAVFKELEDKLFEEITQRIVQNDESAPYYVNGYWYKTKFEEQKEYPIYVRYQSTLESREEVILDVNKLADGQKYYHIGSMAISPNNQFLAYTEDLQSRRIYSICFKNLVTGETFKQKIPNAGTCLVWTNDSKNVYYVTKDDTLREFRVMLHEFETDFKKDKLIFEESDETFYVSVGKTKDKKYILINSASSLESEYRYIDAQHCSDQVFLFQSRVENLEYYIDHKDQEWFIRTNKIGPNFGMMRCPDQHTEMDYWKNIIPYNESILVEDFELFKDYLVLSERSEGILKIHVHPKNSNPYYITFDEEVYTAVFSVNPELDSINLRIHFSSLKTPPTIYEYHLEDHKLSILRVQKIEGGFDTNEYHTERIYATASDQTLIPISIVYHKTFKKDGAHPLLLYGYGSYGISIDPTFSISRKSLLDRNFAFAIAHIRGGQELGRAWYESGKFLEKKNTFTDFIHCAEFLIAEKYTQSDRLFAYGGSAGGLLMGAIANMRPDLWKGILAVVPFVDVVTTMLDEDIPLTTGEYDEWGNPANEEYYHYLKSYSPYDNVMPQNYPAMFVRTGYHDSQVQYWEPAKWVAKIRTHKTNDTPLIFMCDMNTGHSGASGRFKQYRETAREYAFMLSLLD from the coding sequence ATGAATTTACCCAGGATTCCTGCTCCAAAAGCAAAACTTAACCCTAAAGAACTTAGCCATCATGGAGACCTAAGAGTGGACCCATATTTCTGGATGAATGAAAGAGACCATCCGGATGTCCTGGCGTACCTCGAAGAGGAAAACAATTATGGCCAGCAGATGTGTGCTGTTTTTAAAGAATTGGAGGACAAATTATTTGAAGAAATCACCCAGCGAATAGTTCAAAACGATGAATCTGCACCCTATTACGTAAACGGATATTGGTACAAAACCAAATTTGAAGAGCAAAAAGAATATCCGATCTATGTGAGATATCAAAGTACTTTGGAGAGCAGGGAAGAAGTCATTCTAGATGTAAACAAACTTGCGGATGGTCAAAAATATTACCACATAGGGAGCATGGCCATTAGTCCCAACAATCAATTTTTGGCTTATACAGAAGATTTACAAAGCAGAAGAATCTATTCAATTTGTTTTAAAAATCTGGTTACCGGAGAAACTTTTAAACAAAAAATTCCCAATGCCGGCACATGTCTCGTCTGGACCAATGATTCCAAAAATGTGTATTACGTGACCAAAGATGATACACTCAGAGAATTCAGAGTGATGCTGCATGAATTTGAAACTGATTTTAAAAAAGACAAATTAATCTTTGAAGAATCAGACGAGACGTTTTATGTATCAGTTGGGAAAACAAAGGACAAAAAATATATTTTGATTAATTCTGCCTCCTCTCTGGAATCAGAATATCGATACATCGATGCACAACATTGCAGTGATCAGGTTTTTCTATTTCAAAGCCGTGTGGAGAATCTTGAATATTACATTGACCACAAGGATCAGGAGTGGTTTATACGTACCAATAAAATCGGGCCCAATTTTGGAATGATGCGTTGTCCAGATCAACATACCGAAATGGACTATTGGAAAAACATTATTCCTTACAACGAAAGTATTTTGGTAGAGGATTTTGAGTTATTCAAAGACTATCTGGTTCTATCAGAAAGAAGTGAAGGAATTCTAAAAATTCATGTTCATCCAAAAAATTCAAATCCCTATTACATTACCTTTGACGAAGAAGTATACACAGCGGTCTTTTCAGTTAATCCTGAACTAGATTCTATCAACTTAAGAATTCATTTTTCTTCACTCAAAACTCCGCCTACTATTTATGAGTATCATCTCGAAGATCATAAGCTCAGTATATTGCGAGTACAAAAAATTGAAGGAGGCTTTGACACCAATGAATACCATACAGAGAGAATATATGCCACCGCTTCTGACCAAACTTTGATTCCAATTTCAATTGTCTATCACAAAACTTTTAAGAAGGATGGTGCCCATCCATTATTATTATACGGTTATGGCTCCTATGGAATTTCTATTGATCCGACCTTCAGTATTTCGAGAAAAAGTCTGTTGGATAGAAATTTTGCGTTTGCCATTGCTCACATCCGAGGTGGGCAGGAATTAGGTCGTGCCTGGTATGAAAGCGGGAAGTTTTTAGAAAAGAAAAATACATTTACAGATTTCATTCATTGTGCAGAATTTTTAATAGCTGAAAAATACACCCAATCCGATAGGCTTTTTGCATATGGAGGTTCAGCAGGAGGATTACTGATGGGAGCCATTGCAAACATGCGACCTGATTTATGGAAAGGAATTCTGGCTGTGGTGCCGTTTGTGGATGTTGTAACAACCATGTTGGATGAGGACATTCCACTCACAACCGGTGAATATGACGAATGGGGAAATCCGGCAAACGAAGAGTATTATCATTATTTAAAATCTTACTCCCCTTATGATAACGTGATGCCCCAAAACTATCCTGCTATGTTTGTTCGCACAGGTTATCACGATTCACAAGTCCAATATTGGGAACCTGCAAAATGGGTAGCAAAAATCAGAACTCATAAGACCAATGACACTCCCCTGATTTTTATGTGTGATATGAATACAGGACACAGTGGGGCTTCCGGTAGATTTAAGCAATACCGAGAAACGGCCAGGGAATATGCTTTTATGCTGTCCTTATTGGATTGA
- a CDS encoding type I restriction enzyme HsdR N-terminal domain-containing protein: protein MEKYFNQIKRNSKNQIYDPVRKKWITSTPEEIVRQLFIVHLHSELHYSLSNMSVEKQLVFGGFKRRFDLVVYDPSGAPLVIVECKSYETAISQRVLDQAANYNFILKAPYLAVTNGRSTLIAKIDHALKSYQFIEQLPFHT from the coding sequence TTGGAAAAATATTTTAACCAGATCAAACGAAATTCAAAAAATCAAATCTATGATCCGGTCAGAAAAAAATGGATAACTTCTACCCCTGAGGAAATTGTAAGGCAGCTATTCATCGTGCATCTTCATTCTGAACTCCATTACAGTCTGTCTAACATGTCCGTTGAAAAACAATTAGTTTTTGGGGGATTTAAGCGAAGATTTGATTTGGTAGTTTACGATCCATCGGGAGCCCCTCTTGTAATTGTTGAGTGTAAGTCCTATGAAACTGCAATTTCACAGCGTGTATTGGATCAAGCTGCCAATTATAATTTTATTTTAAAAGCTCCTTATTTGGCAGTTACAAATGGCAGATCAACCTTGATTGCAAAAATTGACCATGCACTAAAAAGCTATCAATTTATCGAACAACTCCCATTCCATACCTGA
- a CDS encoding MATE family efflux transporter has product MKEFIHNAKRLLFLAIPIMLGSAGQNVIALTDSLFLYRYDENDFAAVGFVSVFYLVISSIAYGFSKGGQIIIARKYGERSPLAVKKYFYAILFFELVVGLLIFIVLKFFSAEILSLFVKSEVILQKSLEFLEYRIYGLVFAYVGLAFLSLYMGLGRPKIILIDTVFLGLSNILLCYLLVYGKGGFPEMGIAGAGLASSLAEIAAFVFFLIYILLDKDLRPFDLFTIPHIEPSELRNIYKLSLPILMQSVIGIASWFIFFSFIEKLGERALAISNLLRVVYLIFTIPCWGFAAAINTMVSKTIGRKREQRVLNQVYHSSLISLTVTTLVSFPFLIFAQTLLYPFLGGGDTALFQESLPYFKILFAILVVASFSNIFFNGVSGAGETSKGLNIQILGSFLYLGITWIAILYPDSLGLKWAWYGEIVYWLSQCLLSWWVLKSGKWYFIKF; this is encoded by the coding sequence ATGAAAGAATTCATACACAACGCTAAAAGACTGCTTTTCCTGGCCATTCCTATCATGTTGGGATCTGCCGGACAAAATGTCATTGCATTAACCGACAGCTTGTTTCTTTATCGTTATGATGAAAATGACTTCGCAGCTGTAGGATTTGTAAGCGTTTTTTATCTTGTAATTTCCTCTATTGCCTACGGGTTTTCAAAAGGTGGTCAGATCATTATTGCCCGAAAATATGGGGAAAGGTCTCCGCTTGCGGTCAAAAAGTACTTTTATGCCATTCTCTTTTTTGAATTGGTAGTAGGACTTTTGATTTTTATTGTACTTAAATTCTTCTCAGCTGAAATCCTTTCATTGTTTGTCAAATCTGAAGTAATTCTCCAAAAATCTCTTGAATTTCTCGAATACCGTATCTATGGTTTAGTTTTTGCCTATGTCGGACTTGCCTTTTTGTCGTTGTATATGGGTTTAGGCAGACCTAAAATTATTCTGATTGATACTGTTTTTTTGGGATTGAGTAATATTCTTTTGTGCTATCTCTTAGTCTATGGGAAAGGCGGATTTCCAGAGATGGGAATTGCAGGAGCAGGATTGGCAAGTTCGCTTGCTGAAATTGCAGCTTTTGTGTTCTTTCTGATTTATATATTGCTAGACAAGGATCTGAGGCCTTTTGATCTGTTTACCATACCCCACATTGAGCCATCCGAATTAAGAAATATTTACAAACTAAGCCTTCCGATACTTATGCAATCAGTCATTGGGATTGCAAGCTGGTTCATCTTTTTCAGTTTTATAGAAAAACTGGGAGAGAGAGCTTTGGCAATTTCCAATTTGTTGCGCGTGGTTTACCTGATCTTTACCATTCCTTGTTGGGGCTTTGCAGCGGCCATCAATACCATGGTAAGCAAAACTATAGGACGAAAAAGAGAGCAAAGAGTACTCAACCAAGTATATCATTCCTCTTTAATTTCTCTTACCGTAACAACCCTGGTATCCTTTCCATTTTTAATTTTTGCCCAGACCCTCCTGTATCCATTTTTGGGGGGAGGAGACACTGCCTTGTTTCAGGAATCCCTGCCATACTTTAAAATTCTCTTCGCCATTTTGGTGGTTGCATCTTTTTCAAACATTTTTTTTAATGGGGTCAGTGGTGCGGGAGAGACTTCCAAGGGGTTAAACATACAAATACTGGGATCATTTCTTTACTTGGGGATTACCTGGATAGCTATTCTTTACCCGGATTCACTGGGTTTGAAGTGGGCATGGTACGGAGAAATTGTCTATTGGCTGAGTCAATGTCTCTTGTCCTGGTGGGTTCTTAAATCCGGCAAGTGGTACTTTATTAAATTTTAA
- the smc gene encoding chromosome segregation protein SMC: protein MRLKKIEVKGFKSFADETVIHFNEAVTGIVGPNGSGKSNIVDAIRWVLGEQKGRELRLEQMSDVIFNGTKKRKEAPLAHVSLTFENTKNLLPVEYHTVNISRFLYRSGESEYRLNNVTCRLKDITSLFMDTGIGSDSYAIIALGMVEDILSNKESARRKMFEQAAGISKYKSRKRESINKLKATTEDLARIEDLLFEINNNLVELEKQAKRAKKFFEMRDKYRNSGLRLAFLSVVSLKEKIQKTSQIIDEEIIKLQEQEVKLHQSEAELEQFKKSHLDKEKSLSEYQKKVNELLDQIRNIETEIQVKEQKKFFNVTQQEALRQSNTDAGTKLEVISQDILLLHSEIGKTQEEFSKLHVQTAELQLDYETKQLKFDELKSGVDQFQTQKDTIEKSVFELEKDLAIKRNQLENLQADSKRNADELAFRTEEYSHFNKDIEDLETNLRIVQEKIALVTKEEEERKARLSILKTEIETHTQNVAAANRKKDARKNEFDLLKSMVEKLEGFPESIKFLHQNWRKDVPVLTDLIYTEEKYRSAIESFLEPYLNYHVVSNEEEAIQAIRLLHGNAKGKANFFILSKFKSEKIVPAEIVGFKSAISLIETDALYQPLLYSLLNNVYVKDAESYLEDVMDFPEDVSVISLSGSIIRQRNSISGGSVGLFEGKKLGRKKHLEKLESDLKTIELEVLELDRTLSQLKQDYKQIELINKEGELNISRKEESTLLQSLAQMSTKVQHFNDLKKQFEERIAGNDLKYKEIQHDRETNQIKVEALKSELGQLLNSITQTDLVFNNISTELTTAAGLYNQSRLEVLKWENKLDNIKKDLEYRQRQHDETKIQLEHNSKRLEEYQHELEELDKGLAEDKNQLIERFEYRKTIESDLTHLEQDYYEIRNTITVQETQIRGYQKSILEYQSSINTLKDQRSESNYKIQSTVERAELEFNTPLDKYVPEEEVEQMDEDALRDRVMYYKVRLDNYGEINPMALEAYEEMKGRYERIQLQKEDILKAQDSLLQTIKEIEETATASFMNAFNQVRVHFQDVFRSLFTGDDDCDLVLMDEMDPLECDIDIIAKPKGKRPKSIHQLSGGEKTLTAIALLFSLYLLKPAPFCIFDEVDAPLDDINIDKFNHIIRKFSKDSQFVIITHNKLTMAEVDVLYGVYMEEMGVSNVTAVDFRSYEHDIVLSEMEG, encoded by the coding sequence ATGAGACTTAAAAAAATAGAAGTCAAAGGTTTTAAAAGCTTTGCTGATGAAACGGTCATCCACTTTAATGAGGCAGTGACCGGTATTGTTGGTCCCAATGGTTCAGGGAAATCAAATATTGTGGATGCCATCAGGTGGGTGCTGGGAGAGCAAAAAGGAAGAGAATTGCGTTTGGAACAAATGTCTGACGTTATTTTCAATGGTACCAAAAAGCGAAAGGAGGCACCTCTGGCGCACGTAAGCCTTACCTTCGAAAACACCAAAAATCTATTGCCTGTTGAATATCATACAGTAAATATTTCAAGGTTTTTATACAGAAGTGGAGAAAGTGAATATCGTCTGAACAATGTTACCTGTAGGTTAAAAGACATCACTTCACTGTTTATGGATACCGGAATCGGATCTGACTCCTACGCCATTATAGCTCTGGGAATGGTGGAGGACATATTGTCCAACAAGGAATCTGCACGGCGGAAAATGTTTGAGCAGGCCGCAGGAATTTCAAAATACAAGTCCAGAAAGCGTGAATCCATAAATAAATTAAAAGCGACCACCGAGGATTTAGCTCGAATTGAAGATCTATTATTTGAGATCAATAACAATCTCGTTGAATTGGAAAAGCAGGCAAAGCGGGCCAAAAAGTTTTTTGAAATGCGGGATAAGTATAGAAATTCCGGATTGAGGCTCGCATTTTTGTCCGTAGTAAGTCTGAAGGAAAAGATTCAAAAGACCTCCCAAATTATCGACGAAGAAATAATAAAATTGCAAGAGCAGGAGGTTAAACTGCACCAATCTGAAGCAGAGCTTGAGCAATTCAAAAAATCTCACCTAGATAAGGAGAAAAGTCTCAGTGAATATCAGAAGAAAGTGAACGAACTTTTGGATCAGATCAGAAATATTGAGACAGAGATTCAAGTTAAAGAACAAAAGAAGTTTTTTAATGTAACACAGCAGGAAGCTTTGAGGCAGAGCAATACGGATGCAGGTACTAAATTGGAAGTAATTTCTCAGGATATTTTATTGCTGCATTCTGAAATCGGAAAAACTCAGGAAGAATTCAGTAAACTACATGTTCAGACTGCTGAGTTACAGTTAGATTATGAAACTAAGCAATTGAAGTTTGATGAGCTAAAATCTGGTGTGGATCAGTTTCAAACTCAAAAAGATACCATAGAAAAAAGTGTCTTCGAATTAGAAAAGGATCTGGCGATCAAAAGAAACCAACTGGAAAATCTCCAGGCAGATTCAAAAAGAAACGCAGATGAACTTGCGTTCAGGACAGAGGAATATTCACATTTCAATAAAGATATTGAAGACCTTGAGACCAATCTTCGGATTGTTCAGGAGAAAATTGCCTTGGTGACTAAGGAAGAGGAGGAAAGAAAAGCAAGGCTTTCTATTCTAAAGACAGAGATTGAAACACACACCCAAAATGTAGCAGCCGCCAATCGGAAAAAAGATGCCCGGAAGAATGAATTTGATCTCTTAAAATCTATGGTTGAAAAACTTGAAGGTTTTCCGGAGTCCATCAAATTCCTGCATCAGAATTGGAGAAAAGACGTTCCCGTATTAACGGATCTTATTTATACTGAAGAGAAATATCGTTCTGCAATTGAGTCTTTCTTAGAGCCCTATCTTAATTATCACGTAGTGAGTAATGAAGAGGAGGCCATTCAGGCGATCAGACTTCTCCATGGCAACGCCAAAGGCAAGGCTAATTTTTTTATTCTTAGTAAATTTAAAAGTGAGAAAATTGTTCCGGCAGAAATTGTTGGATTTAAATCTGCCATATCCCTTATTGAAACCGATGCACTCTACCAGCCTTTGTTGTACTCTTTGTTGAATAATGTTTATGTAAAAGACGCTGAGTCTTATCTTGAAGATGTCATGGATTTTCCGGAGGATGTTTCAGTAATTAGTTTGAGTGGGTCTATAATCAGGCAAAGAAATTCGATTTCAGGTGGTTCGGTTGGATTGTTTGAAGGCAAAAAACTTGGTCGCAAGAAACATCTGGAAAAACTTGAATCTGATCTTAAGACCATTGAGCTGGAGGTTTTAGAGTTGGACAGAACGTTGTCACAACTTAAACAAGATTACAAACAAATTGAATTGATTAACAAGGAAGGAGAATTGAATATTTCAAGAAAAGAAGAAAGTACCTTGCTTCAATCTCTGGCACAAATGTCAACCAAGGTTCAACATTTCAATGACTTGAAAAAACAATTTGAAGAGCGCATAGCTGGTAATGATCTAAAATATAAGGAAATACAGCACGACAGAGAAACGAATCAGATTAAAGTGGAAGCGCTTAAGTCAGAATTGGGTCAACTTTTAAACAGCATCACCCAAACTGACCTGGTATTTAATAACATCTCAACAGAATTGACAACAGCTGCCGGTTTGTACAACCAGTCAAGACTTGAAGTGCTCAAATGGGAGAATAAGTTGGACAATATCAAAAAGGATCTTGAATATCGTCAAAGACAGCATGATGAAACTAAAATACAACTTGAGCACAACTCAAAGCGCTTAGAAGAATACCAACATGAATTGGAGGAATTAGATAAAGGGTTGGCTGAAGATAAAAATCAACTAATTGAAAGATTCGAATACCGTAAAACAATTGAATCTGATTTAACGCATTTGGAGCAGGATTATTACGAGATACGGAATACCATCACTGTGCAGGAAACCCAAATTCGGGGATATCAGAAGTCAATACTGGAATACCAATCTTCCATAAATACCTTGAAAGATCAACGTTCTGAGAGTAATTATAAGATACAGTCTACAGTGGAGAGGGCTGAACTTGAATTCAATACACCTTTGGATAAATATGTTCCCGAAGAGGAAGTAGAGCAAATGGATGAAGATGCATTGAGGGATCGAGTGATGTATTATAAAGTTAGGCTCGATAATTATGGAGAAATTAATCCAATGGCATTAGAAGCCTATGAGGAAATGAAAGGAAGATATGAGCGAATTCAATTGCAAAAAGAGGATATCCTTAAAGCTCAGGACAGCTTGCTTCAGACCATAAAGGAAATAGAGGAAACGGCTACGGCCAGCTTTATGAATGCCTTTAATCAGGTGCGTGTTCACTTTCAGGATGTTTTCCGTTCACTATTTACCGGAGATGATGATTGTGATTTAGTCTTGATGGATGAAATGGATCCATTGGAGTGTGATATTGATATCATTGCAAAACCCAAAGGGAAGCGACCAAAATCTATTCATCAGTTAAGTGGAGGAGAGAAGACCTTAACAGCCATTGCATTGTTATTCTCACTTTATTTACTGAAACCGGCACCTTTCTGTATTTTTGATGAAGTTGACGCACCACTGGACGATATTAATATTGATAAATTTAACCACATCATCAGGAAGTTCAGCAAAGATTCACAATTTGTGATCATCACGCACAACAAACTGACCATGGCAGAAGTAGACGTCTTGTATGGGGTTTACATGGAAGAAATGGGCGTTTCGAATGTCACTGCAGTTGATTTTAGAAGTTATGAGCATGACATTGTGCTTTCTGAAATGGAAGGATAA
- a CDS encoding dihydroorotase, whose product MKNHKLFKNATLVNEGRSFESDLLLKDGRIQRIDKDISHPEAEIIDVNGKLLIPGCIDDQVHFRDPGLTHKADIHTESSAALAGGVTSFMDMPNTIPNALTPEILEEKYKIASQKSMANFSFYMGVSNDNLEHVLRVNYEKVCGIKVFMGSSTGGMLVDEPNTLEALFSRAPVLIATHCEDEPTIRRNMEAAKLKYGSKIPAWEHPLIRNHEACKLSSSLAISLAQKHQTRLHVLHLTTAQELDLFNNNQPLGNKRITSEVCVHHLFFDDRDYEQLGNLIKCNPAIKTENDKLALCQALMDGKMDVVATDHAPHTMEEKSRDYADAPSGLPLVQHPLNLMLTLGKQHGWGIEFIVEKMAHNPAVCFEIENRGFLREGYFADLVILDPEATLEVKKHDLLYKCGWSPLEGKSLAGKILSTFVNGHLAYDGHQVLPVPQGARLTFNRN is encoded by the coding sequence ATGAAAAATCACAAACTCTTTAAAAATGCCACCCTGGTTAACGAAGGAAGATCTTTTGAATCAGACCTTTTGCTGAAGGACGGCCGCATCCAGCGTATTGACAAGGATATTAGCCATCCTGAAGCTGAAATTATTGACGTAAATGGGAAATTACTCATTCCCGGTTGCATTGATGATCAGGTGCATTTTAGGGATCCTGGGCTCACACACAAGGCTGACATCCACACAGAAAGTTCAGCCGCTCTGGCTGGAGGGGTTACGAGCTTTATGGACATGCCCAATACCATACCCAATGCACTGACCCCTGAAATTCTAGAAGAAAAATACAAGATCGCGAGCCAAAAATCCATGGCAAACTTTTCCTTTTACATGGGGGTATCCAACGACAACCTTGAGCATGTACTCCGTGTAAATTATGAGAAAGTCTGCGGAATTAAAGTCTTTATGGGATCGAGCACCGGAGGAATGTTGGTTGACGAACCAAATACCCTGGAGGCATTGTTTTCAAGGGCGCCTGTTCTGATTGCCACACATTGCGAAGATGAACCCACTATTAGAAGGAACATGGAAGCCGCTAAACTTAAATATGGGTCAAAAATTCCTGCCTGGGAGCACCCCTTGATTCGGAATCATGAGGCTTGCAAACTCTCCTCCAGTTTAGCTATTTCACTTGCCCAAAAACATCAAACCAGATTGCATGTCCTGCATCTTACTACCGCGCAGGAGTTAGATTTGTTTAACAATAACCAGCCATTGGGAAATAAAAGAATTACCAGTGAAGTTTGCGTCCACCATCTGTTTTTTGACGACCGGGATTATGAGCAACTGGGCAATTTAATAAAATGCAATCCTGCTATTAAAACAGAAAATGATAAACTTGCATTGTGTCAGGCATTGATGGATGGAAAAATGGATGTAGTGGCTACAGACCACGCTCCTCATACCATGGAAGAAAAATCAAGGGACTATGCGGATGCTCCCTCAGGACTTCCACTTGTTCAGCACCCACTGAACCTCATGCTTACTTTAGGTAAGCAGCATGGTTGGGGCATAGAGTTTATCGTTGAAAAAATGGCACACAATCCGGCCGTATGCTTTGAGATTGAAAACAGAGGATTTCTAAGAGAAGGTTACTTCGCGGATTTAGTAATTCTGGATCCAGAAGCAACCCTCGAGGTAAAAAAACACGATTTATTATATAAGTGTGGGTGGTCCCCACTTGAAGGGAAGAGCCTGGCGGGAAAAATACTTAGCACCTTTGTCAACGGACATTTGGCCTATGACGGCCACCAAGTTTTACCCGTTCCTCAAGGTGCCCGATTGACCTTCAATCGAAATTAA
- the purE gene encoding 5-(carboxyamino)imidazole ribonucleotide mutase codes for MGSDSDLPVMKEAADLLDSFGVNFETRIVSAHRTPEHMMDYARTARDRGIKIIIAGAGGAAHLPGMVASVTTLPVIGVPVKSSNSIDGWDSILSILQMPNGVPVATVALNAAKNAGILAVEILSIFDTTLAFKLQEFKKQMSEQVLSKDEKLKNNRD; via the coding sequence ATGGGTTCAGACAGTGATCTACCTGTTATGAAGGAGGCTGCTGACCTTTTAGATTCTTTTGGAGTTAATTTTGAAACCCGCATTGTTTCCGCACACCGTACTCCGGAACACATGATGGATTATGCACGAACTGCCAGAGACAGAGGGATAAAAATCATTATCGCCGGGGCGGGAGGCGCTGCACATCTGCCCGGAATGGTGGCTTCAGTGACCACTTTGCCTGTTATAGGGGTTCCTGTAAAATCATCCAATTCGATAGACGGATGGGATTCCATTTTATCCATCCTCCAAATGCCAAACGGGGTTCCGGTGGCAACTGTTGCCTTGAATGCTGCAAAGAACGCGGGGATTCTGGCAGTAGAAATATTGTCAATTTTCGACACCACTCTGGCGTTTAAATTGCAAGAATTTAAAAAACAAATGTCGGAACAGGTTTTGTCAAAGGATGAGAAGTTGAAGAATAATAGGGATTAA
- a CDS encoding 5-(carboxyamino)imidazole ribonucleotide synthase codes for MSYKPSEKKIGFLGAGQLGKMLAQEASKLDLELHFLDKSKDYPAGKVSRFLTEGDFNKYHDVLNFGRSVDVLSIEIEQVNTEALGQLQLEGVKVFPQPEIIRLIQDKGLQKQFLLTHGIPTAPFTLFDSTDSIVSMVQTGMIKFPFVQKLRKGGYDGKGVEIIRSFEDFPKLMEGPSLVEEMADIVKEISIITVRNEHGEIRNYPAVEMLFHPSANLVEYLLCPAEIPEQVLVHANRLALELTEQLSIVGLLAIEMFVLKDGHIWINEMAPRPHNSGHHTLDNGATSQFENHLRAILDLPLGPTEGEPWSIMVNLLGAENFSGPAAYEGLEDCLAIPGVHIHLYGKEETRPHRKMGHVTITDKNLASCREKANFVQQTLKVKA; via the coding sequence ATGTCATATAAACCATCAGAAAAGAAAATCGGTTTCCTGGGTGCAGGTCAATTGGGAAAAATGCTGGCACAGGAAGCCTCTAAATTAGATCTTGAACTTCATTTCCTGGACAAAAGTAAAGATTATCCTGCCGGTAAGGTTAGCCGATTTCTTACAGAGGGAGATTTTAACAAATACCATGATGTATTAAATTTTGGAAGATCAGTAGATGTATTGTCCATTGAGATTGAACAGGTGAATACCGAAGCCTTGGGCCAATTGCAATTGGAGGGTGTTAAGGTTTTTCCTCAGCCGGAGATCATTCGTTTAATACAAGACAAAGGATTGCAAAAACAGTTTTTGTTAACTCATGGAATTCCCACTGCACCCTTTACACTTTTTGATTCGACAGATTCCATTGTGTCAATGGTTCAGACCGGCATGATCAAATTTCCATTTGTCCAAAAACTCCGAAAAGGAGGCTATGATGGCAAAGGAGTTGAAATCATCCGTTCGTTTGAAGATTTTCCCAAACTAATGGAAGGGCCAAGTCTGGTGGAAGAAATGGCAGATATAGTGAAGGAAATAAGCATTATAACTGTAAGAAATGAACATGGTGAAATCAGAAATTACCCGGCCGTCGAAATGTTGTTTCATCCATCTGCAAATCTGGTAGAATATCTTTTATGTCCTGCAGAAATACCCGAACAAGTGTTGGTACATGCCAATAGACTTGCATTGGAGTTAACAGAGCAATTGAGCATTGTAGGATTGTTGGCTATAGAAATGTTTGTACTAAAAGATGGGCACATTTGGATTAATGAAATGGCTCCAAGACCTCATAATAGCGGACATCACACTCTGGACAATGGCGCAACCTCTCAATTTGAAAATCACCTGAGAGCTATTTTAGATTTACCATTGGGACCAACAGAAGGAGAGCCGTGGTCGATTATGGTTAACTTATTGGGGGCTGAAAACTTTTCTGGTCCGGCAGCTTACGAAGGACTTGAAGATTGTTTGGCTATTCCTGGCGTCCATATACATCTTTACGGAAAAGAAGAAACCAGACCACATCGAAAAATGGGTCATGTTACCATTACCGACAAGAATTTGGCAAGCTGCCGGGAAAAGGCTAATTTCGTGCAACAAACCTTAAAAGTAAAAGCTTGA